A portion of the Lysinibacillus timonensis genome contains these proteins:
- a CDS encoding carbon-nitrogen hydrolase family protein produces the protein MKIRVSAVQYHLHTIESFEDFAHQCEHYIKAALEFETEFILFPEFFTTQLLSIKGADGKALSINDLPSFTENYLDTFTRFAKQYNVHIIAGTHVVNVDGKLRNTAHLFYPNGDIATQAKLHITPTEVHEWNMSKGDGLEVFDTEKGRIAILTCYDIEFPEIVRMAKAKGADVIFCPSCTDDRHGFHRVRYTSHARAIENQVYVVLTGTVGALPTVDFMRANFGQAAIITPNDVPFPPKGLLAEGEINNDMLITADLDLELLYKVREKGSVTTWRDRRTDLYTDWK, from the coding sequence ATGAAAATCCGAGTATCTGCTGTGCAATATCACTTACATACGATAGAAAGTTTTGAGGACTTTGCGCATCAATGTGAGCATTATATTAAAGCTGCTCTTGAATTTGAAACTGAATTCATTCTATTCCCTGAGTTCTTCACTACGCAACTATTATCTATAAAGGGTGCAGATGGTAAAGCTCTATCGATTAATGACTTACCATCATTTACAGAAAACTATCTTGATACATTTACTCGTTTTGCTAAGCAATATAATGTACACATTATTGCTGGTACACATGTTGTAAATGTAGATGGTAAACTCCGTAATACAGCTCACCTATTTTACCCGAACGGAGATATAGCAACACAAGCTAAACTTCATATTACACCAACAGAAGTGCATGAATGGAATATGTCAAAAGGGGATGGCTTAGAAGTATTTGATACTGAAAAAGGTCGAATTGCAATACTTACTTGCTACGATATTGAGTTTCCTGAAATCGTTCGAATGGCAAAAGCAAAAGGAGCAGATGTTATTTTCTGCCCATCATGCACAGATGATCGTCACGGCTTCCATCGTGTGCGTTATACGAGTCACGCCCGTGCAATTGAAAACCAAGTATATGTTGTCTTAACAGGGACAGTTGGCGCTCTTCCGACAGTAGACTTTATGAGAGCAAACTTCGGTCAAGCTGCAATCATTACACCAAACGATGTTCCATTTCCTCCAAAGGGTTTGCTCGCTGAAGGTGAAATTAATAACGATATGCTGATCACTGCGGATTTGGATTTAGAACTGTTATACAAAGTTCGTGAAAAAGGCTCCGTTACAACTTGGAGAGATAGACGAACTGACTTATATACTGATTGGAAGTAG
- a CDS encoding GNAT family N-acetyltransferase — protein MYRSEQLLFHSGKPVSIIIRNYEVKDFDELIDIQAECFPPPFPSELWWNKEQLINHVTLFPAGALCVEIDGKVVSSLTSVCVNFDPSHPNHTWAEATDDGYITNHNPNGNTLYIVDISVRPNFRSLGLGKIMMQSMYHVVIENNLDRLLGGGRMPGFHRYANQLSANEYIKAVTSGQIHDPVISFLLRCGRMPIAIVENYLDDEESKNYGVLMEWKNPFK, from the coding sequence ATGTACAGAAGTGAACAACTTTTATTTCATAGTGGTAAACCAGTATCAATTATCATTCGTAATTATGAAGTGAAAGATTTTGATGAACTAATCGATATACAAGCTGAGTGTTTTCCTCCCCCATTTCCTTCTGAGCTTTGGTGGAATAAAGAACAGTTGATAAACCATGTAACTTTATTTCCTGCGGGAGCACTTTGTGTTGAAATTGATGGTAAGGTGGTTAGCTCTTTAACAAGTGTTTGCGTAAACTTCGATCCTAGTCATCCAAATCATACTTGGGCTGAAGCAACGGATGATGGATATATAACGAATCATAATCCTAATGGTAATACACTTTATATTGTTGATATCAGTGTGCGTCCAAACTTCCGTTCATTAGGGTTAGGAAAAATAATGATGCAATCGATGTATCATGTTGTTATTGAAAATAATTTAGACCGATTACTCGGAGGCGGTAGAATGCCTGGATTCCATAGATATGCAAATCAGCTAAGCGCGAACGAGTATATTAAAGCTGTTACTAGTGGACAAATTCACGACCCCGTGATTTCCTTTTTGTTACGTTGTGGCAGAATGCCCATCGCCATCGTTGAAAATTATTTAGATGATGAAGAGTCAAAAAACTATGGCGTTTTAATGGAGTGGAAAAATCCATTTAAATAA
- a CDS encoding IS110 family transposase, translated as MEVFIEKCAGLDVHSETIVACVIKGNREDDLYTEIETFPTLTKDLFRLLKWLEGHEVTHIAMESTGVYWKPVFNILEDFFDITLANAQRIKNVPGRKTDVSDAEWIAKLLRHGLIEKSFVPPLDIRELRDLTRLRKKWISHLVSEKNRIQKVLESSNVKLSTVISDVFGVSGRKLLNRLIEQGYVDEVDVEKDIHGKLIPKKQRITDSLFGTINEHQIFLIRQSWQHIQYLETLISEIEERIDQLLQNYQEELQLLITIPGISKDTAAVIIAEIGVDMGQFPTSQHLASWAGVSPGNHESAGKRKSTRTVKGNPHIKSALCEAAWAVSRSRNRWLANKYWSLASRRGKKKALVAISHRMLRAIYSMLMNKEPYKEPQLV; from the coding sequence ATGGAGGTATTCATTGAGAAGTGTGCAGGTTTAGATGTACATTCAGAAACAATTGTAGCCTGTGTTATTAAGGGGAATCGTGAGGACGATCTGTATACAGAAATCGAGACATTTCCAACACTCACAAAAGATTTGTTTCGACTTTTAAAATGGTTAGAGGGGCATGAAGTTACACACATTGCAATGGAAAGTACGGGTGTGTATTGGAAACCTGTTTTTAACATTTTAGAGGATTTCTTTGATATCACTTTAGCGAATGCACAGCGGATTAAAAATGTACCTGGAAGAAAAACTGATGTTTCAGATGCAGAATGGATAGCGAAGCTATTACGTCATGGTTTGATTGAAAAGAGCTTTGTTCCTCCTCTAGATATTCGTGAACTAAGAGATTTAACAAGACTGCGTAAAAAGTGGATTAGTCACTTAGTTTCAGAGAAGAATCGAATACAAAAGGTATTAGAAAGTTCAAATGTTAAACTAAGTACAGTTATCTCAGATGTATTCGGTGTATCTGGTCGAAAACTATTAAATCGATTAATTGAACAAGGCTATGTCGATGAAGTAGATGTGGAAAAAGATATTCATGGAAAGTTGATTCCAAAAAAACAACGGATTACAGATTCTCTATTTGGAACAATTAATGAACATCAAATCTTCCTAATTCGTCAATCTTGGCAACATATTCAATACTTAGAAACTTTAATTTCAGAAATTGAAGAACGGATAGATCAACTCCTGCAAAATTATCAAGAAGAGCTACAGCTGTTAATCACCATACCAGGAATAAGTAAAGATACTGCGGCTGTGATTATTGCAGAAATCGGAGTAGATATGGGACAGTTCCCGACATCTCAACATCTTGCATCATGGGCTGGCGTTTCGCCTGGTAATCACGAAAGTGCTGGGAAAAGAAAGAGTACACGTACAGTGAAAGGAAATCCTCATATTAAATCCGCCTTGTGTGAGGCAGCTTGGGCTGTATCTAGAAGTCGAAATCGATGGCTAGCAAACAAATATTGGTCACTCGCCTCGCGAAGAGGAAAGAAAAAAGCACTCGTTGCGATCTCGCATCGAATGCTTCGGGCTATTTACTCCATGTTAATGAACAAGGAGCCATACAAAGAACCCCAATTAGTTTAA
- a CDS encoding metalloregulator ArsR/SmtB family transcription factor, translating into MNDLDKEMIFPAHENDLDEETLFVVSQTFKALSDPTRIRILNLLCSEEHSVNDIAESLNLSQSTVSHQLRFLKNLRLVKFRREGTTLFYSNDDDHIMNLLKQAIDHAGH; encoded by the coding sequence ATGAATGATTTAGATAAAGAGATGATTTTTCCAGCACATGAAAATGATTTAGATGAAGAAACGTTATTTGTTGTATCTCAAACATTTAAAGCATTAAGTGATCCTACTCGAATTCGAATTTTAAATCTTTTATGTTCTGAAGAGCATTCTGTTAACGATATAGCCGAAAGCTTAAATTTAAGTCAATCGACTGTTTCTCATCAATTACGTTTCTTAAAAAACTTGCGGTTGGTCAAATTTAGAAGAGAAGGCACAACCCTCTTTTATTCAAATGACGATGATCACATTATGAATTTATTAAAGCAAGCCATTGATCATGCGGGGCACTAG
- a CDS encoding cation diffusion facilitator family transporter has translation MSSHHHHDHHHNHSTNKKVLFISFIIITSYMIVEAIGGFITNSLALLSDAGHMLSDSVSLGIALLAFLLGEKAANQSKTYGYKRFEILAAVFNGLTLMFIALFIFFEAIERFANPPEVATTGMLIISCIGLAVNILVAWIMMRGGDTEENLNMRGAFLHVISDMLGSVGAIVAALLMMFFGFGWADPLASVIVAILVLRSGFFVTKSSVHVLMEGTPENTSIDEVIQIIQQTDGIQSIHDLHIWSITSGLNALSCHAVVDDLMTISESEAMLRKIEHDLSHHSIQHVTIQLETTAHKHDESILCKMKGEQVGHHHHHH, from the coding sequence ATGTCTTCTCACCATCATCACGACCACCATCATAATCATAGTACAAATAAAAAAGTATTGTTCATTTCATTTATCATCATCACCTCTTACATGATTGTTGAAGCAATAGGTGGTTTTATTACAAATAGTCTGGCCTTGCTGTCTGATGCTGGCCATATGTTAAGTGATTCTGTTTCTCTAGGTATTGCACTACTTGCCTTTTTATTAGGAGAAAAAGCTGCAAATCAAAGCAAAACATATGGTTATAAACGATTTGAGATTCTAGCTGCTGTTTTTAATGGATTGACATTAATGTTCATTGCGCTCTTTATTTTCTTTGAGGCGATTGAACGTTTTGCAAACCCACCTGAAGTAGCCACAACTGGGATGTTGATTATTAGCTGTATCGGTCTAGCTGTAAATATTTTAGTAGCATGGATTATGATGCGCGGAGGCGATACGGAAGAAAATTTAAATATGCGCGGTGCTTTCTTACACGTCATTAGTGATATGTTAGGATCTGTCGGAGCCATTGTTGCTGCATTGTTGATGATGTTCTTTGGATTCGGATGGGCCGACCCATTAGCAAGTGTTATTGTCGCTATATTAGTACTTCGTAGCGGTTTTTTTGTAACAAAATCCTCAGTTCACGTATTAATGGAAGGTACGCCAGAGAATACAAGTATAGATGAAGTTATTCAAATCATTCAACAAACGGATGGCATACAAAGTATTCATGATTTACACATTTGGAGTATCACAAGTGGGTTAAATGCACTTTCATGTCACGCTGTTGTCGATGATCTCATGACAATTTCTGAAAGTGAAGCAATGCTTCGCAAAATTGAACACGATTTAAGTCACCACAGCATCCAGCATGTAACGATTCAACTTGAAACAACTGCTCACAAACATGACGAATCCATTCTATGTAAAATGAAAGGCGAACAAGTCGGGCATCATCACCATCATCATTAA
- a CDS encoding sorbosone dehydrogenase family protein: MKKVFVFLLFTLMLASCNPPEPEVIVDNTEEVIVEVSQVADSQIEIIAENLNTPWSIEKLNDTFYISERSGTIAKVENGQVVRQQVELEKELSQVAEAGLLGFVLAPNFTQTNRAYAYYTYQDNSGQYNRITTLILDNDIWKEERVLLDKIPSGNFHHGGRLKIGHDGKLYATIGDASQSPLSQNLSSLAGKIVRLNLDGTVPSDNPIQNSYVYSFGHRNPQGMTWAPNGTMYASEHGNSANDEINKIEPGLNYGWRIIEGLEEREGMETPIFTSGNDNTWAPSGIAFYNGKLYVAALRGNAVLEFNLETGEQRELITSLGRIRDVLIEGDTLYFVSNNTDGRGNPQANDDKLYKISLSAISN; the protein is encoded by the coding sequence TTGAAGAAGGTTTTTGTTTTTTTATTGTTTACATTAATGTTAGCTAGTTGTAATCCTCCTGAACCAGAAGTGATAGTAGATAACACTGAAGAAGTCATTGTTGAAGTCTCCCAAGTTGCCGACAGTCAAATAGAAATCATTGCTGAGAATTTAAATACTCCTTGGTCTATCGAAAAGCTAAATGACACATTTTATATTTCTGAACGATCGGGTACCATTGCTAAAGTTGAAAATGGACAAGTAGTACGTCAACAGGTTGAACTAGAAAAGGAACTTTCCCAAGTTGCTGAAGCGGGTCTATTAGGATTTGTTTTAGCGCCAAATTTCACACAGACGAATCGAGCATACGCTTATTACACTTACCAAGATAATTCAGGTCAGTATAACCGGATTACTACATTAATATTAGATAATGATATATGGAAGGAAGAACGTGTACTACTTGATAAAATCCCTAGTGGTAATTTCCATCATGGTGGAAGACTTAAAATAGGTCATGATGGGAAACTGTACGCAACAATAGGGGATGCTTCACAATCACCATTATCTCAAAATTTAAGTTCATTAGCTGGGAAAATTGTAAGATTAAACTTAGATGGCACAGTACCAAGCGACAATCCAATTCAAAACTCCTATGTGTATAGTTTTGGCCATCGAAATCCTCAAGGTATGACGTGGGCGCCTAATGGGACGATGTATGCAAGCGAACATGGAAATAGCGCTAATGATGAAATCAATAAAATTGAGCCAGGTCTTAATTATGGATGGCGTATTATTGAAGGACTTGAGGAACGTGAAGGGATGGAAACACCCATTTTTACATCAGGAAATGACAATACGTGGGCACCATCCGGAATAGCCTTTTATAATGGAAAGTTGTATGTTGCTGCTTTAAGAGGTAATGCCGTATTAGAATTTAATCTTGAAACAGGAGAACAACGTGAACTTATTACTAGTCTTGGTCGAATTAGGGATGTATTGATTGAAGGGGATACTTTATATTTTGTAAGTAATAATACAGATGGTAGAGGAAATCCACAAGCAAATGATGATAAATTATATAAAATATCTCTTTCGGCAATAAGTAATTAA
- a CDS encoding alpha/beta-type small acid-soluble spore protein, translating into MARRNRNKILVPEARQGLDQLKAKVAGTNNPDEAKFEIAKEVGVPLKEGYNGKLTSEEAGKVGGRLGGNMVKELVRMAQENLNKN; encoded by the coding sequence ATGGCAAGAAGAAATAGAAATAAAATTTTAGTTCCGGAAGCAAGGCAAGGACTTGATCAGTTAAAGGCTAAAGTAGCAGGCACAAATAATCCTGATGAAGCAAAGTTTGAAATTGCAAAGGAAGTGGGAGTACCATTAAAAGAAGGATATAATGGAAAGCTTACTTCTGAAGAAGCTGGGAAAGTCGGGGGCAGACTTGGTGGAAATATGGTGAAGGAACTTGTAAGGATGGCACAAGAAAACTTAAATAAAAATTAA
- the uvsE gene encoding UV DNA damage repair endonuclease UvsE: protein MTIVRLGYVAMSMELKNASPSKTMTFAQFSKIEDREAAIRKLERIALANLENTHRLLKHNAFSDIHFYRLTSRLIPLANHEELPDWDYMKPLKEKLREIGEYAKEHSMRLDFHPDHFVVLNSPNKEVLKNSLKTLKMHYLLLKGMKINPTHRCVLHVGGNYKETEKSLEGFVDNWMDIPVPIQKMIMLENDDTSFTLDDTLYLCEKLGIPLVFDYHHHLAHYQNEHWEENWGRVINTWNDSPLPIKMHISSPKSANEFRHHSDYVDVEMFFRFLNVIKGTVPEIHCMIEAKKKDEALFTLIKETKTREEVEMIDGSSFYLK from the coding sequence ATGACAATTGTACGACTAGGATATGTTGCAATGAGTATGGAACTTAAAAATGCTTCTCCTTCTAAAACAATGACCTTCGCACAATTTAGTAAAATTGAGGATCGTGAAGCAGCGATTCGCAAGTTAGAAAGAATTGCCTTAGCTAATTTAGAAAATACACATAGGCTCTTGAAACATAATGCGTTTAGTGATATTCACTTTTATCGTCTAACATCTAGGCTAATTCCCTTAGCCAATCATGAGGAACTTCCCGATTGGGATTATATGAAACCATTAAAAGAGAAATTACGAGAGATTGGTGAGTATGCCAAAGAACATAGTATGAGACTAGATTTCCATCCTGATCATTTTGTTGTACTAAACTCCCCTAACAAAGAAGTTTTGAAAAACTCATTAAAAACTTTAAAAATGCATTATCTCCTTTTGAAAGGGATGAAAATTAACCCTACCCATCGTTGTGTGCTTCATGTAGGAGGGAACTATAAAGAAACGGAGAAATCGTTGGAGGGATTTGTTGATAATTGGATGGATATTCCGGTACCTATTCAAAAGATGATCATGCTCGAAAATGATGATACCTCGTTTACACTCGATGATACGCTTTATTTATGTGAAAAATTAGGGATTCCGCTTGTATTTGATTATCATCACCATCTCGCTCACTATCAGAATGAACATTGGGAAGAAAACTGGGGGAGAGTAATAAATACATGGAATGACTCGCCTCTTCCAATCAAAATGCATATTTCAAGTCCAAAAAGTGCGAATGAATTTCGGCATCATTCAGATTATGTGGATGTAGAGATGTTCTTTAGATTTTTAAACGTAATCAAAGGAACCGTTCCAGAAATACATTGTATGATAGAGGCGAAAAAGAAGGATGAAGCTCTTTTTACCCTTATCAAGGAAACTAAAACAAGAGAAGAAGTTGAAATGATTGATGGGTCGTCGTTTTACTTAAAGTAA
- a CDS encoding ectoine synthase — MIVKTVDEIIGTENEVKADTWTSRRFLLKNDGMGFAFNETIIYAGTETHIHYQNHLEAVYCVAGDGEIETVKDGKIYPIQNGTMYALDQHDEHYLRGGKEDMRLICVFTPPLVGNETHDENGVYPLLTE; from the coding sequence ATGATTGTCAAAACAGTAGATGAAATTATTGGTACGGAAAACGAAGTGAAGGCTGATACATGGACGAGTAGACGTTTTCTATTAAAGAACGATGGTATGGGGTTTGCTTTTAATGAAACAATTATCTATGCAGGCACAGAAACACATATTCATTATCAAAACCATTTAGAAGCTGTATATTGCGTAGCAGGTGATGGTGAGATTGAAACGGTTAAGGATGGCAAAATTTATCCCATTCAAAATGGGACAATGTACGCTTTAGACCAACATGATGAACATTACTTACGTGGTGGTAAAGAAGATATGCGTTTAATCTGTGTATTTACTCCACCTCTTGTCGGAAATGAAACTCATGATGAAAATGGTGTGTATCCATTATTAACAGAGTAG
- the ectB gene encoding diaminobutyrate--2-oxoglutarate transaminase, giving the protein MVLTMGRNSMKTFENHESQVRSYSRSFPTVFTKAKGYKMWDAAGKEYIDFFAGAGTLNYGHNNDNMKKKIIDYILNDGITHSLDMATEVRRNFLNRFNEVILMPRNLNYKIMFPGPTGTNTVESALKIARKVTGRQNIISFTNGFHGMTLGALSVTGNAFNRQGAGVSLQNTVSMPYDTFLNEADSINYLTRYLSDASSGLDLPAAMILETVQGEGGINAASFEWLQEIERLCQQYEILLIVDDVQAGCGRTGTFFSFEPVGITPDIVCMSKSIGGYGLPLAITLIKPEYDIWEPGEHNGTFRGNNLAILSATEALTYWETDEFGKSIQEKSNIIKYRIEKIVEEYPQLNAIARGRGMMRGFACGEGKEEIAATICAKAFEKGLIMETSGPKSEVVKFLGPLIIDEEGIQKGFDLLEEAIKEVVIE; this is encoded by the coding sequence ATGGTACTGACAATGGGGCGAAATTCAATGAAAACTTTCGAGAACCATGAGTCACAAGTGAGGAGTTATAGCCGAAGTTTCCCTACTGTATTTACAAAGGCTAAAGGCTACAAAATGTGGGATGCTGCAGGGAAAGAATATATAGATTTCTTTGCAGGTGCGGGAACTCTTAACTATGGCCACAATAATGACAACATGAAAAAGAAAATTATAGATTATATTTTAAACGATGGAATAACGCACAGTTTAGATATGGCAACAGAAGTCCGTAGAAATTTTTTGAATCGATTTAACGAAGTCATTTTAATGCCAAGAAATCTAAACTATAAAATAATGTTTCCAGGGCCAACAGGAACGAATACGGTAGAAAGTGCTTTAAAAATTGCAAGAAAAGTTACAGGTCGTCAAAACATTATTAGTTTTACAAATGGTTTTCATGGTATGACGCTAGGTGCATTATCTGTAACGGGTAATGCTTTTAACCGCCAAGGTGCAGGTGTATCCTTACAAAATACTGTATCGATGCCATACGATACATTTTTAAATGAGGCAGATTCAATCAACTATTTGACACGTTATTTATCAGATGCAAGTAGTGGCTTGGATCTACCAGCGGCGATGATATTAGAAACAGTGCAAGGTGAAGGTGGCATCAATGCAGCGAGTTTTGAATGGCTTCAAGAAATTGAAAGGCTTTGTCAGCAATATGAGATTCTTCTCATAGTTGATGATGTGCAGGCTGGTTGTGGTCGAACAGGAACATTCTTCAGTTTCGAACCAGTAGGAATTACACCAGATATTGTTTGTATGTCAAAGTCTATTGGAGGATATGGTTTACCGCTAGCCATTACCTTAATAAAGCCAGAATACGATATTTGGGAGCCAGGTGAACATAACGGTACATTCCGAGGTAACAACTTAGCCATACTCTCTGCTACCGAGGCATTAACTTATTGGGAGACCGATGAATTCGGTAAATCGATTCAAGAAAAGTCCAACATAATAAAGTATCGTATTGAAAAAATCGTTGAAGAATACCCGCAGTTAAATGCAATAGCTCGAGGGCGAGGGATGATGCGAGGGTTTGCTTGCGGTGAAGGAAAAGAAGAGATAGCAGCAACTATTTGTGCGAAGGCATTTGAAAAGGGACTAATTATGGAAACGTCTGGGCCAAAAAGTGAAGTGGTAAAATTCCTTGGTCCTCTAATTATTGATGAAGAAGGTATACAAAAGGGCTTTGATCTATTAGAAGAAGCCATTAAAGAAGTGGTCATAGAGTAA
- the ectA gene encoding diaminobutyrate acetyltransferase: MSQKQKASIGLKQFKQVTFCVPTVDDGQEIWQLIKDTSVLDVNSPYQYLLWSKYFAETSVVVKCDGKIVGFISGFIEPTAEDALFIWQVAVDESVRGNGIALRMLKAILCRPVCQKIRYLEATVTPSNEASAAMFKKLARDLDAQINVFEGFKEELFPSDVHEPEQLFRIGPFSMNKG; this comes from the coding sequence ATGTCACAAAAACAGAAAGCTTCAATAGGTTTAAAACAATTTAAGCAGGTAACTTTTTGTGTCCCAACAGTCGATGATGGTCAAGAAATATGGCAACTCATTAAAGACACTAGTGTCCTTGATGTGAATTCACCATATCAATATTTGCTCTGGTCAAAATATTTTGCAGAAACGTCAGTCGTTGTAAAGTGTGATGGAAAAATAGTTGGCTTCATTTCAGGGTTTATTGAGCCGACAGCTGAAGACGCGTTGTTTATATGGCAAGTTGCAGTTGATGAATCGGTGCGCGGAAACGGAATTGCTTTGAGAATGCTTAAAGCAATATTGTGCAGACCTGTATGTCAGAAAATTCGGTATTTAGAAGCGACTGTAACGCCGTCAAACGAAGCTTCTGCTGCGATGTTTAAAAAATTAGCAAGAGACTTAGATGCACAAATTAATGTGTTTGAAGGATTTAAAGAAGAACTATTTCCAAGTGATGTTCATGAACCAGAACAGCTATTTCGAATTGGTCCGTTCTCTATGAATAAAGGGTAA
- a CDS encoding CitMHS family transporter, with protein sequence MLALLGFLMILVFMILIMTGRLSAMIALIVVPIVFAMIGGFGSEMGPMMLDGIKSVAPTGIMILFAILYFGTLIDAGVFDPIINTILKVVKGDPVKIAIGTAVLALLISLDGDGTTTYMITISAMLPLYKRIGMKPIVLAGIAVSASGVMNLLPWGGPTARVMTALNLEMSEVFTPVIPAMIGGATFVLFMAFVLGKQERKRIGVIEVDYKAMIELAATTENDSLKRPKLIIFNYALTIALLVALITEQLPPVALFMLGFAIAITVNYPKLKDQKERVANYADNALSVVTMVFAAGIFTGILSGTTMVDAMANSVIQYIPDALGSHLAVITAILSAPFTFFMSNDAFYYGVLPLLAEAGAQYGIDPEFIGRASLLGLPVHLLSPLVPSTYLLVGMVGEDFGKLQRIFLKWAFGSTIVMILVCCVLGIIPL encoded by the coding sequence ATGTTAGCATTATTAGGATTTTTAATGATATTAGTATTTATGATTTTAATCATGACAGGTCGACTATCGGCTATGATTGCTTTAATTGTTGTACCAATTGTTTTTGCAATGATAGGTGGATTCGGCAGTGAGATGGGCCCTATGATGTTAGATGGAATTAAAAGCGTAGCCCCAACTGGCATCATGATTTTATTTGCAATTCTATATTTTGGTACTTTAATTGATGCAGGTGTATTTGATCCGATTATTAATACGATTCTCAAGGTGGTAAAAGGTGACCCTGTAAAAATCGCAATTGGTACTGCAGTATTAGCTCTTCTTATTTCTTTAGATGGTGATGGAACGACTACATATATGATTACTATTTCAGCAATGCTTCCTCTTTATAAGAGAATTGGAATGAAACCAATTGTCTTAGCCGGTATTGCAGTCTCAGCTTCAGGTGTAATGAATCTCCTTCCTTGGGGAGGACCAACAGCAAGGGTTATGACAGCGTTAAATCTTGAAATGTCTGAGGTTTTCACACCTGTTATCCCTGCAATGATTGGTGGCGCAACCTTTGTTCTGTTTATGGCTTTTGTTCTAGGTAAACAAGAGAGAAAACGGATCGGTGTAATTGAAGTCGACTACAAAGCGATGATTGAGCTTGCGGCTACAACAGAAAATGACAGCCTTAAGCGTCCTAAATTAATTATTTTTAACTATGCATTAACTATTGCATTACTAGTAGCGCTTATCACTGAACAATTACCACCAGTTGCATTGTTCATGCTAGGTTTTGCTATTGCAATTACAGTAAACTATCCAAAATTAAAAGATCAAAAGGAACGTGTAGCGAACTATGCTGATAATGCATTATCAGTAGTGACAATGGTGTTTGCAGCAGGGATTTTCACAGGAATCCTTTCTGGGACTACAATGGTAGATGCAATGGCAAATTCGGTAATTCAATACATACCGGATGCACTAGGCTCTCATTTGGCTGTCATCACAGCTATACTAAGTGCACCTTTTACATTCTTCATGTCTAATGATGCCTTTTACTACGGAGTACTTCCGCTTCTTGCAGAAGCGGGTGCGCAATATGGTATCGATCCAGAGTTTATAGGAAGAGCATCACTGTTAGGATTACCAGTGCACCTATTAAGCCCGCTAGTTCCATCTACTTATCTATTAGTAGGTATGGTTGGAGAAGACTTCGGGAAGTTACAACGAATATTCCTAAAATGGGCATTCGGTTCTACCATTGTTATGATTTTAGTGTGTTGCGTTTTAGGAATTATTCCTCTATAA
- a CDS encoding response regulator, whose translation MKVVIAEDDFRVAAIHEKFMENFEEIEVVGKALNGKETIEVLGKQSADLLLLDVYMPDQLGTELLPIIRQQFPKIDIIMVTAATDKDIFVKAIHYGVEYFLVKPVKIERFNETIEDYLHRWRLIQSQQEVNQDFIDRIFNKTSGVTESKEHVLPKGIDEITLVKVRNVLETSSTSLSAEQVSEQIGASRTTARRYLEYLITVKECQAEVVYGVVGRPERRYCKIE comes from the coding sequence ATAAAAGTAGTCATTGCAGAAGATGACTTTCGTGTAGCGGCTATCCATGAGAAATTTATGGAGAATTTTGAAGAGATTGAAGTAGTCGGAAAAGCTTTAAACGGTAAAGAAACGATCGAGGTTTTGGGAAAACAAAGCGCTGATTTGCTTCTTTTAGATGTGTATATGCCTGACCAACTTGGCACTGAATTACTTCCTATCATTCGCCAACAGTTCCCCAAAATAGATATCATTATGGTTACAGCTGCTACTGATAAGGACATATTCGTAAAAGCGATTCATTATGGAGTAGAGTACTTTTTAGTTAAACCCGTAAAAATCGAACGTTTTAATGAAACCATCGAGGATTACCTCCACAGGTGGCGACTCATTCAATCTCAACAAGAAGTGAATCAAGATTTTATCGACCGTATTTTTAACAAAACCTCTGGAGTTACTGAATCGAAAGAGCATGTATTGCCTAAAGGAATTGATGAAATTACACTTGTGAAAGTAAGAAATGTACTAGAAACAAGTAGCACAAGTTTATCTGCAGAGCAAGTGAGTGAACAAATAGGTGCATCTAGAACAACCGCACGCCGGTATTTAGAATATTTAATAACGGTTAAAGAATGTCAAGCTGAAGTCGTTTATGGTGTTGTCGGAAGACCGGAACGTAGATATTGTAAAATTGAATAA